A window from Rhizosphaericola mali encodes these proteins:
- a CDS encoding DUF1016 N-terminal domain-containing protein, with the protein MLVNQSIISDIKAIIAQSKDRAIRSVDHQRTLMYWHIGKRIFEEEQESKDRADYGTYLIKYLSEQLQPEFGSGFSTRQINLYRKLYRTFENVHTLYAQLSWSQYKLLLSVDNQDKREFYIAETVKNNWTVRQLERQIYGSLYERLLLSNDKESVLAVAKNEKQPSNAKEIIKDPMLLEFLGLK; encoded by the coding sequence ATGCTTGTAAATCAATCTATTATTTCAGATATAAAAGCTATTATTGCTCAATCAAAGGATCGTGCGATTCGTTCTGTTGACCATCAGCGAACCTTGATGTATTGGCACATTGGAAAAAGAATCTTCGAAGAAGAGCAAGAAAGCAAAGATCGAGCTGATTATGGGACATATTTGATAAAATATCTTTCCGAACAATTACAGCCTGAATTTGGTAGTGGGTTTTCTACAAGGCAAATAAACCTTTACAGGAAGCTTTACCGCACATTTGAGAATGTGCATACACTGTATGCACAATTGAGTTGGAGTCAGTATAAGTTACTTTTAAGTGTTGATAATCAAGACAAAAGAGAGTTTTATATTGCTGAAACAGTAAAGAATAACTGGACAGTACGTCAATTGGAACGTCAGATTTATGGCAGTTTGTATGAACGTCTATTATTGAGTAATGACAAAGAAAGTGTGTTAGCAGTAGCCAAAAATGAAAAACAGCCATCTAATGCTAAAGAAATTATTAAAGATCCTATGCTCTTGGAATTTCTCGGATTAAAATGA
- a CDS encoding glycosyltransferase family 2 protein produces MPILSIITAVSNGLAMNKIFLESLKKYTLNSYELIIIDNNSSDGTREYFQNNNAIVIKNNANYSYPYCQNQGIEVATGKYFVFLNNDVIVCPSWDDILINHSINFDLDILCAADNGQTGNKLLDRKFQKRWKRIKYSLYAIGKISRLSLWLMHQLMYGNWNKFCDQWNEKYKGEICEGLVGANIMMTQKGLNTVGWWDERIQAADFDLIYRIQERISLFNDIKPCCIIKSCFIHHYSRMTLKYCQKPAPFEDQSNLISLDAKWKNKKTSLIKEYSHYK; encoded by the coding sequence ATGCCTATCTTAAGTATAATTACAGCCGTTTCGAATGGCCTTGCAATGAACAAAATATTTCTTGAGAGTCTCAAAAAATACACATTAAATTCTTATGAATTAATCATTATTGATAATAATTCTTCGGACGGAACAAGAGAATATTTCCAGAATAATAATGCAATTGTTATAAAGAATAATGCCAATTATTCTTATCCATATTGCCAAAATCAAGGAATAGAAGTTGCCACTGGAAAATATTTTGTGTTTTTAAATAACGACGTAATTGTTTGTCCATCTTGGGATGATATTCTAATTAATCATTCTATTAATTTTGATTTAGATATTTTATGCGCGGCAGATAATGGTCAAACTGGAAATAAACTATTGGATAGAAAATTTCAAAAAAGATGGAAACGTATTAAATATTCCCTATATGCAATAGGAAAAATTTCTCGATTATCTTTGTGGTTGATGCATCAATTGATGTATGGAAATTGGAATAAATTTTGCGATCAATGGAACGAAAAATATAAAGGAGAAATCTGTGAAGGGTTAGTAGGGGCAAATATTATGATGACTCAAAAAGGATTGAATACGGTTGGTTGGTGGGACGAAAGAATACAAGCAGCAGATTTTGATTTAATCTATAGAATTCAAGAGCGAATTAGTTTATTTAACGATATTAAGCCCTGCTGCATAATTAAAAGTTGTTTTATCCATCACTATAGTAGAATGACATTAAAATATTGTCAAAAGCCAGCGCCATTTGAGGATCAGAGCAATTTAATATCCTTGGATGCTAAGTGGAAAAATAAAAAAACTTCATTG
- a CDS encoding plasmid mobilization protein — MKNKIRRLNILVTPEEYRIISSKARQCELPISHFLIEAARNVEIKMYRKTIPASVSKVVLALTLTASNFNQLVRHLHQGKIQHITEHELKYYGEKILLLAGEIKNTLQ, encoded by the coding sequence ATGAAAAATAAAATACGTCGTTTAAATATACTCGTCACCCCTGAAGAGTACCGTATTATTTCCTCGAAGGCGAGGCAATGTGAATTACCTATTTCTCATTTTTTGATTGAAGCAGCTAGAAATGTTGAGATCAAAATGTATCGTAAAACCATTCCCGCTTCTGTATCCAAAGTAGTGTTAGCATTAACACTTACCGCTTCCAATTTTAATCAATTGGTTCGTCATTTACATCAGGGAAAAATCCAACATATCACAGAGCATGAACTCAAATACTATGGTGAAAAAATTCTTTTACTGGCGGGTGAAATAAAAAATACACTGCAATAA
- a CDS encoding TlpA disulfide reductase family protein: MMLFFRLYNFKKTVLILPLIFFTFALIAQNKKYGDGSHFSIDGHILGHLTKMVILGYTDSSNNYITEKCNVINGRFSFKGSINQPTFAQLIGNVDTSHGGIDRNDPNLCFIFIEPKKMRIEVIENHFNNVQLSGSVTQNQYYLHEKSKENINNKFAPIDSSYKELNNHWKIALKANDTIESNRLSIKKNSLLLERKFYSDQLNRVDLRYITQHHNSFLSAFLLYHGFAAHSYNEDSVKVYFNKLSQIVQNSNDGKELARLLNKKVAPIGSNFYNIKGNDIDGKDVSIDNLLNDSSSYTVIVFWASWCSPCRALNPTFKKIYQKYHFKKLNIIFVTLDEDRKKWLTAIKNDTISDFHHIYNNNKVDIRHEYGISDIPADFLVKGRTIISKYAGADDDHSHFKDLEIKLQQIFN, from the coding sequence ATGATGCTTTTTTTTAGGTTGTATAATTTTAAAAAAACTGTTCTTATTCTTCCTCTTATCTTTTTTACATTTGCATTAATAGCTCAAAATAAAAAATACGGAGATGGAAGTCACTTTAGTATAGATGGACATATTTTAGGGCATTTAACCAAGATGGTAATACTTGGCTATACTGATAGTAGTAATAATTATATTACTGAAAAGTGCAATGTAATTAATGGAAGATTTTCTTTTAAGGGGTCTATTAACCAGCCAACATTTGCACAACTCATTGGAAATGTTGACACCTCACATGGTGGAATTGATAGAAATGACCCAAATCTTTGTTTTATTTTTATTGAACCGAAAAAAATGAGAATTGAGGTTATCGAAAATCATTTCAACAATGTACAATTATCTGGTTCTGTTACACAAAATCAATATTATTTACATGAAAAGAGTAAGGAGAATATTAACAATAAATTTGCCCCAATTGACTCTTCTTATAAAGAACTCAATAATCATTGGAAAATTGCCTTAAAGGCAAATGATACAATTGAATCTAACCGTCTTAGTATAAAAAAAAACAGCCTTTTATTAGAAAGGAAATTTTATAGTGACCAACTTAATCGTGTAGATCTGAGGTATATAACTCAACATCATAATTCTTTTTTAAGTGCATTCCTACTCTACCATGGGTTTGCTGCACATAGTTATAATGAAGATTCTGTTAAAGTATATTTTAATAAATTATCACAAATAGTTCAAAATAGTAATGACGGAAAGGAACTCGCACGCTTATTAAATAAAAAGGTAGCCCCCATTGGTTCCAATTTCTACAATATCAAAGGTAATGACATAGATGGAAAAGACGTTTCAATTGACAACTTGTTAAATGATAGTTCTTCTTATACTGTAATTGTGTTTTGGGCAAGTTGGTGCAGTCCTTGTAGAGCGCTAAATCCGACATTTAAAAAAATCTACCAAAAATATCATTTCAAAAAGCTAAATATTATATTTGTAACCCTAGATGAAGATCGTAAAAAATGGCTCACCGCAATAAAAAATGATACAATTTCTGATTTTCATCATATTTACAACAATAATAAGGTTGACATTCGCCACGAGTATGGTATAAGTGATATTCCAGCCGATTTTTTAGTAAAGGGAAGAACTATTATTAGTAAATATGCCGGGGCGGATGATGATCATTCGCATTTTAAAGATTTAGAGATTAAATTACAACAAATATTTAATTAA
- a CDS encoding TIGR04149 family rSAM-modified RiPP, with protein sequence MKKLKLTLLDLDNVEVLSRSQLRNVLGGMAPATTTEDPEDSCGVDCASNSSVCKGSCPRCNQTQVSQRYYCVQ encoded by the coding sequence ATGAAAAAGCTTAAATTAACACTTCTAGATCTTGATAATGTAGAAGTATTGTCTAGAAGTCAATTGAGAAATGTTTTGGGCGGAATGGCGCCTGCAACCACCACAGAAGATCCAGAAGATTCTTGTGGAGTGGATTGTGCTTCAAATTCAAGTGTATGTAAAGGTAGTTGCCCTCGTTGTAACCAGACTCAAGTTAGTCAACGCTATTATTGTGTCCAATAG
- a CDS encoding competence protein CoiA has product MRYAKTDTNPHSEVEYPKQRGTCPCCDSIVIGHNGEFKIKHWQHYKRADCDSWFEPITEWHLSWQNNFPIEYQEVYMENNGKKHRADIKLPNGIVIEIQNSPISPIEIEERENFYGVKNLIWVINGETLCKNSKLNNQFVKKEFSISINIPYSIDENPGYQVDEFMEKILSIPIMKELIHKSCNYEINNGDNISLAFEDYIDINDVKLKMDMLMGHAYIEMYGKQTLPFFKSKNLINTCMVEYDHFIKVNLEKKHWRKFLDMMKYPLFIDNLQGLDSDYIYYYQKAKIISKKIFLKKYKNYCK; this is encoded by the coding sequence ATGCGTTATGCCAAAACGGACACTAACCCACATTCAGAAGTTGAATATCCAAAGCAACGTGGGACTTGCCCTTGTTGTGATTCAATTGTTATAGGACACAACGGAGAATTTAAGATTAAGCACTGGCAACATTATAAGAGAGCTGATTGTGATTCTTGGTTTGAGCCTATAACAGAATGGCATCTTTCATGGCAAAATAATTTCCCAATTGAATATCAAGAAGTTTATATGGAAAATAATGGCAAAAAACATAGAGCTGATATTAAACTACCAAACGGTATTGTCATTGAAATTCAAAATAGCCCAATCAGTCCAATTGAGATAGAAGAAAGAGAAAATTTCTACGGAGTTAAAAATTTGATTTGGGTAATTAATGGTGAAACTCTTTGTAAGAACTCAAAGTTGAACAATCAGTTTGTCAAAAAGGAATTTTCCATTAGTATCAATATTCCATATTCGATAGATGAAAATCCTGGATATCAAGTTGATGAATTCATGGAAAAGATTTTATCCATTCCAATAATGAAAGAATTGATCCACAAAAGTTGTAACTATGAAATCAATAATGGAGATAATATCAGTTTAGCTTTTGAAGACTATATTGATATAAATGATGTGAAATTAAAAATGGATATGCTAATGGGACATGCTTATATTGAAATGTATGGAAAGCAAACATTACCATTTTTTAAGTCAAAAAATTTGATAAACACATGCATGGTAGAATATGATCATTTTATAAAAGTTAATTTAGAAAAGAAACATTGGAGAAAATTTTTGGATATGATGAAGTATCCTCTTTTTATTGATAATCTTCAAGGATTAGACTCAGACTATATTTACTATTATCAGAAAGCCAAGATTATATCTAAAAAAATATTTTTAAAAAAATACAAAAATTATTGTAAATAA
- a CDS encoding PDDEXK nuclease domain-containing protein produces MARQKRIHIEGDEFFVDLVFYNRLLQSFVIIEIKTTKLTHQDIGQLQMYVNYYDRVEKLSHENPTIGILLCANKNDAVVKFTLPEGQKQIIASQYELYLPSEKQLLDEMNKELESFKRDKK; encoded by the coding sequence GTGGCAAGACAGAAAAGAATCCATATCGAAGGGGATGAGTTTTTTGTGGATTTAGTATTTTATAATCGACTATTACAAAGTTTTGTTATCATTGAAATTAAAACTACGAAACTGACACACCAAGACATTGGACAACTTCAAATGTATGTTAACTACTATGACCGCGTAGAAAAATTATCGCACGAAAATCCAACTATTGGAATCTTGCTATGTGCAAATAAAAATGATGCAGTTGTGAAATTTACATTACCCGAAGGACAAAAACAGATTATTGCAAGTCAATACGAACTTTACTTACCAAGTGAAAAGCAATTATTGGATGAGATGAACAAAGAATTGGAAAGCTTTAAAAGGGATAAAAAATAG
- a CDS encoding relaxase/mobilization nuclease domain-containing protein translates to MIAKQTTAKASSVSNMVSYVLRENGLKHPEEKAQIIFQNALVGEHTDQIVAQMQMALGLNNQRCSMPLFHAIFSLSEGESLNEAQELQLAAMVMKEFKLDKNMFLLCKHSSPVSKDHYHAIIVRPPIDGRQVVNLFQSKQRLMNIARKCEMLFHLKQVKTPKTWKQKLNSSNTEKQHWNTRQLQAMKDLKNALYKATSMLEFISHMQKVGYSLHKGRGLGIVHQSSGIYFKASSLGCSLSKIEKIIAFNKKQQKAPLSLAQIQQLERNIALAKKDVDDGTLQSTLHHRNIFMTRQVHPTSKNNDSESATIETVKKALIDYMISPLKLDIDGVYFGAMGMDESEEKKRLKEKRRIKLSM, encoded by the coding sequence ATGATCGCTAAACAAACGACCGCTAAAGCATCTTCTGTTTCAAATATGGTCTCTTATGTACTTAGAGAAAATGGATTAAAACATCCGGAAGAAAAAGCTCAAATTATTTTCCAAAATGCACTTGTAGGAGAACATACCGATCAAATTGTGGCACAAATGCAGATGGCATTAGGCTTAAATAACCAAAGATGTAGCATGCCTCTTTTTCATGCAATCTTTTCTTTAAGTGAAGGTGAATCTTTAAATGAAGCGCAGGAATTACAATTAGCCGCAATGGTTATGAAGGAATTCAAACTGGATAAGAACATGTTTTTACTTTGTAAACATAGCAGTCCGGTGAGTAAAGATCACTATCACGCGATCATTGTTCGTCCTCCCATTGATGGTAGACAAGTAGTGAACCTGTTTCAATCCAAGCAAAGATTAATGAATATTGCCCGAAAGTGTGAAATGCTATTTCATCTAAAACAAGTCAAGACGCCGAAGACTTGGAAACAGAAGTTGAATAGTTCGAATACAGAAAAACAGCATTGGAATACTCGACAGTTGCAAGCTATGAAGGATTTGAAAAATGCACTTTATAAGGCAACGTCCATGTTGGAATTTATCTCCCATATGCAGAAAGTGGGTTATAGTTTACATAAGGGAAGAGGACTGGGAATTGTACATCAATCCTCTGGAATATATTTTAAAGCGAGTTCCTTAGGATGTAGTCTTTCTAAGATTGAGAAGATCATTGCCTTTAATAAAAAACAACAGAAAGCTCCATTGAGTCTTGCCCAAATACAGCAATTAGAAAGAAATATTGCTTTGGCAAAGAAAGATGTGGATGATGGAACACTTCAATCAACCTTGCACCACAGAAATATATTTATGACTCGTCAAGTTCATCCAACATCTAAAAATAATGATAGTGAAAGTGCAACTATTGAAACAGTGAAAAAAGCTTTGATTGATTATATGATTAGTCCTCTTAAGTTAGATATTGATGGCGTTTATTTTGGTGCGATGGGGATGGATGAGTCAGAAGAAAAAAAGCGCCTCAAAGAAAAAAGAAGAATCAAATTATCTATGTAA
- a CDS encoding helix-turn-helix domain-containing protein, with product MSLEKEHKVHEGRNVKRFREMLGIKQDALAWELGEDWNQQKVSLLEQKETIEPILLQKLSLALKIPVEAIQNFDEEKAVNIISNTFNQGSFLNTGNTPTFNVNPIEKLVQLHEEKIALYERMLKEKEEMMSRLEKIIQNISK from the coding sequence ATGAGTTTAGAGAAAGAGCACAAAGTACACGAAGGCCGTAATGTCAAAAGATTCCGTGAGATGTTAGGTATCAAACAGGATGCATTGGCATGGGAACTTGGAGAGGATTGGAACCAACAAAAAGTTTCTTTATTGGAACAAAAAGAAACTATAGAACCCATTTTACTTCAAAAGCTTTCTCTTGCGCTTAAAATTCCAGTAGAAGCAATCCAAAATTTCGATGAAGAAAAAGCGGTGAATATTATTTCAAATACATTTAATCAAGGTTCATTTTTGAATACTGGAAATACTCCAACATTCAATGTTAATCCTATCGAAAAGCTAGTACAACTCCATGAAGAGAAAATTGCATTATACGAAAGGATGCTCAAAGAAAAAGAAGAGATGATGTCGAGGCTAGAAAAAATTATACAAAACATATCAAAGTAA
- a CDS encoding outer membrane beta-barrel protein, with the protein MKNYLVLLMTLLIFSKIEAQRKIKYEINAGSAYLDLNNINLNRKFGYQAGIGVDIKLGHHFYLNGQLNYQRFRMDLNGLSRNELYYDFIEYKPKVNLSYLILPIAIKYNIPKTHITLLAGAQINYKISGNVEYPNGVKVDTAIIFYKTTYNWFGGIEYNIPIRNNRSIFINAKYYSSIGNGYNLNMSRHGYKSYGYLFTVGYRFYKYIINSTIEGRVNNQ; encoded by the coding sequence ATGAAAAATTATTTAGTATTATTAATGACATTGCTAATATTTTCAAAAATAGAGGCGCAAAGAAAGATCAAGTATGAGATAAATGCAGGGAGTGCATACTTGGATTTAAATAACATAAATCTAAATCGAAAATTTGGTTATCAAGCTGGTATTGGCGTTGATATTAAATTGGGACATCATTTTTATTTAAATGGACAGCTAAACTATCAAAGATTTAGGATGGATTTAAATGGACTTTCTCGAAATGAATTGTATTATGATTTTATTGAATATAAACCTAAGGTGAATTTGAGTTATTTAATTTTACCAATTGCTATAAAATATAATATTCCCAAAACTCACATTACATTATTAGCAGGAGCACAAATAAACTATAAAATCTCTGGCAATGTAGAATATCCCAATGGCGTAAAAGTCGACACTGCAATTATTTTTTACAAAACAACGTACAATTGGTTTGGAGGCATAGAGTATAATATTCCCATACGCAACAATCGGTCAATCTTTATTAATGCAAAATACTACTCTAGTATAGGTAACGGTTATAATTTAAATATGAGTAGACATGGATACAAATCTTATGGATATCTATTTACAGTAGGATACAGATTTTATAAATATATTATCAATTCTACAATTGAAGGTAGGGTAAACAATCAATAA
- a CDS encoding JAB domain-containing protein produces the protein MKTYNSTATRENEPHWSALQEVQLSYRNKIKATQRPKINMAEDALALFRSVWNEDEMELVESFKMLLMNNANRVLGVYHGSTGGTAGTIVDIRILLTVALKSNACKIIVAHNHPSGNLTPSPADLKITERLKDAAKLMDITLLDHLIITTDSYHSFANEGLL, from the coding sequence ATGAAAACTTACAACTCAACAGCAACCAGGGAAAATGAACCTCATTGGTCTGCATTACAAGAAGTTCAACTATCTTATCGCAACAAAATAAAAGCTACACAAAGACCTAAAATCAATATGGCGGAAGATGCATTAGCTCTTTTTAGATCCGTTTGGAACGAAGATGAAATGGAACTTGTTGAATCTTTCAAAATGCTACTGATGAATAATGCTAATAGAGTTCTCGGTGTATACCACGGATCTACAGGTGGCACTGCTGGAACTATTGTAGATATTCGCATATTACTTACTGTAGCACTAAAGTCGAATGCCTGTAAAATTATTGTGGCACATAACCATCCGAGTGGGAATCTTACGCCAAGTCCTGCTGACTTGAAGATTACAGAAAGATTAAAAGACGCTGCTAAGTTAATGGATATTACACTATTGGATCATTTGATTATTACTACTGATAGTTATCACTCTTTTGCAAATGAAGGACTCTTGTGA